ACCACGTACTCGACGAACTTCGTGGCGCCCTCGCCGTCGGAGACGATCAGACGCGCCAACTGCTCGCAGATCTGGTCGAGCGCCCGGCGGAAGCTCTGGTAGGCCCGATCCTTCCGACGGATCATGGGGTGGTCGGCCTTCCCACTGCACATGATCGCCACCATGTCGTTGGTCGAGGTGTCCCCGTCGACGGTGATCATGTTGAAGGTGCGGCCCACCGATTCCCGCAGGGCCTCGTCCAGCAGGTTCTTGGTGATCTTCACGTCGGACACGATGAAGGCCAGCATGGTGGCCATGTTCGGGTGGATCATGCCCGAACCCTTGGCGATGCCCGAGATCCCGACCTTGGTGCCGTCGATCTCGAACTGCTCACCCGCCTCCTTGGCGAAGGTGTCGGTGGTGAGAATGGCGTTCGCGCACAGCGTACTCGCCACTCCCCGCCGCGTGAGCTTGATCACGTTGTCGTGGATGCCCTGGACGACCTTCTTCGTGGGAAAGGGCTCGCCGATGAGACCGGTCGACGAGACGATCACCAGCTTCTTGTCGATCCCCAGCGCCTCGGCCGCGGCCTCGGCCATGGCCACGGCGCCCTTCTCTCCGTCCTTGCCGGTGCAGGCGTTGGCGTTGCCCGAGTTCACGACGAAGGCCTGGGCCTTGCCGTCCTTGATGTGGCGGCGCGACAGCTTCACCGGCTCGGCCACGACCACGTTCTGCGTGAACACGGCGGCTGCCGTGGCCGGTTCGTCGCACACGATCATGGCCAGGTCGCGGCGCTTGGACTTGATGCCGATGTGTGCGCCCCAACAGCGGAAACCCGGGATGTCGGTGATGGCGAGTTGCATGGTCGCGATTCCTTCGCTCGATGTCAGGGGGACAGCGGGGCCTGGCCCAGACCACTGTGTTCGAGGAGTCCGAACATGATGTTCATGTTCTGGATCGCCTGGCCAGCGGCGCCCTTGACGAGGTTGTCGATCGCCGAGATGGCGATCACGCGTCCCGTGCGCGGGTCGTGGACCACGTGCAGGTCGCAGAAGTTCGATCCACGAACCGCCTTCACGCTCGGCGGACGGTCGAGGACGCGCACGAAGTGCTCCTTGCGGTACACCGAGTCGTAGGCGTCCCGCAGATCCGATCCGTTGATCTTCGGTCGACGGAGGTGTGCGTAGGCCGTGGTCAGGATCCCGCGGTCGACCGGAAGCAGATGCGGCGTGAAGAGCAGCTGCACCGGGGCCGCGCAGTAGAGTTCGAGGGCCGACTCGATCTCGGGCGTGTGCCGGTGCTTCAGGAGACCGTAGGCCGAGAAGTTCCCGAACACGTCGGGGAAGTGCGTGGTCGACGAGGGCTTGACCCCGGCGCCCGTCACGCCCGACTTCGAGTCGACGACGATACCCTCGATGTCGATCAGGTCCTGCTTCAGGAGCGGCGCCAGGGCGAGGATCGCCGAGGTCGGGTAGCAACCCGGATTCGCCACCAGCCGGGCCTTGCGCAGATCGTTGCGGAAGAGTTCGGGGAGGCCGAACACCGCCTCGTCGATCCGTCCCGGAGCGCGGTGGGTCTTGCGGTACCACTTGCGGTAGAGCTCGGCGCTCGGCAGACGGAAGTCCCCCGACAGGTCGACGATCCGGAAGCGTTCGGTGCCGAAACTCGCCACGAAGTCCATGGACGCGCCGTGCGGCAACGCCAGGAAGACCACGTCGAGATCGGTGTGCTCGACGTCTTCGAGCGACTGCAGCTCTTCGTCGAACAGACCCACGAACTGTGGATGGACGTCGGAGAAGCGCCGGCCCACGTGGCTCTGCGAGGTCACCAGCTCGATGCTGGTGCTCGAGTGCTGCAGGAGCAGGCGAACCAGCTCCGATCCCGTGTAGCCGGTCGCCCCGATCACGCCCACGCGAACGTCACGCATGGTCGATCACCTCCGTGAGCGACTGGAAGAAGACGTCGAGGACCCGGTCCAGATCGGACTCCTCGATGGTCAGGGGTGGAAGGAGACGGATCACGCTGCCCGCGGTGCAGTTGGCCAGGACGCCGTGCGCGCGCATGCGGCCGACGACGGCCTGTCCGTCGGCGTCGTCGCGGAGCTCGACGCCGATCATCAGTCCGCGACCGCGGACCTCGAGCACCTGCGCGTGATCGTGCGCGAAGTCGTCGAGGCGCCGGTGGGCGTGCTCGCCCAGCCGTCCGGCCCGCGCGGCCAGATCCTCGGCCTCGATCGTATCGAGCGTGGCCTGCGCCGCGGCGCAGGCGAGCGGATTGCCGCCGAAGGTCGTGCCGTGGTCCCCGGGGTGCAACACCTCGGCCACCGCCGTGTCGGCCAGGAACGCGCCGATGGGAACACCGCCCCCCAGCCCCTTGGCCGTGACCAGCACGTCGGGCCGTACCTCGTGTGCCTGCCAGGCGAAGAGATGCCCGGTACGGCCCATGCCGCACTGGATCTCGTCGAAGACCATGAGCACACCGCGCTCGGTGCACAGCGACCGTGCCTCGCACAGGAAGCCCGGATCGATCTCGTGGATGCCGCCCTCGCCCTGGATCGGCTCGACCACGAAGGCGGCGGTGTCGTCGCCGAGCGCGCGGTCGAGGGCTCCGAGGTCGTCGCGGGGAATGCGTGTGAAGCCCTCCGGGGCGGGGCCGAAACCCTTCATGTACTTGTCGGCACCGAGGGCCAGCGTGGCGAGGGTGCGTCCGTGGAAGCACCCCTCGACGCCGACGACCTTCGGGCCGTGTCCGTGCTCCGAGGCGTGGCGGCGCACCAGCTTGAGCGCACCCTCCATGGCCTCGGCGCCGCTGTTGGCCAGGAAGGCCCGCTCGAAGCCCGCCATGCGGGTGAGCGTCTCGACCAGCGCCGACTGCACTTCGGTGTAGTACAGGTTCGAGACGTGGATCAGTCGACCGGCCTGCTCCTGCAGGGCCCTCGTCACGGCCGGGTGGCAGTGCCCGAGCACGTTCACGGCGATCCCCGCGAGGGCGTCGAGGTACTCGCGCCCGTCGAGGTCCCACACCCGAGTACCCTCGCCGCGGTCGAGCACCAGGGGCTGGCGGCCGTAGGTCTGGAAGTGATGCGCCTGCTCGCGATCGATCGCGAGTCGGCGGCGATCGGTGTTCATGGGGTGATCTCCGTTCCACGGTCCGTTGTGCGTTCCAGTGCCTCGCGCAGCGCGCCCTCGCGCGTGCCGTCGACGATCCGGGCGCGCGGGACACCGCCGGTGACGGCGATCGCGCAGGCCTCGACCTTCGGGATCATCCCGCCCTGGATCGACGTGCCCATGAGCGCGTCGATCTCACCCAGCGGCAGGTGATGGATCACGGTCGAGGGGTCGTCGGGAACACGACGTAGACCGTCGACGTCGGTCATGGCGACGAAGAGTTCGACGCCGAGTGCCGCGGCCAGGTGCGCGGCGAACATGTCGGCGTTCACGTTGTAGACCTCGTCGTCGTGGCCCAGCGCCAGGGGTGCGACGACGGGCAGGTAGTGGCTCGCGAGCAGCAGGTCGAGCAGCTCCGTGTCGACGGTGTCGACGTCGCCCACGAAGCCCAGGTCGACGCGCTGGGCCTCCGCACCCTCCACCGGGTGTTCGTGGTACCGGCGGCGGGCGCGGACCATGGCGGCGTCCTTGCCCGACAGACCCACCGCGGGTTGCCCGACCGCGCAGAGCCGGCGGACGAGGTCGCCGTTCACGCGCCCCCGCAGCGCCATCTGCACGTAGCCGATGGTCCGCGCGTCGGTGCGGCGATGGCCGCCCACGAACTCGGTCTCGAGGCCCACCTCGGCCAGGATCTCGGCGATGGCGGGGCCACCCCCGTGCACGAGCACCAGCCGCGCGCCGGAGTCGTGCAGGTCTCCGATCTCGGCCAGCACACGGTCGCGCACGGCGGCGTCCGTCATGGCGTTGCCGCCGTACTTGACGAGGATCGAGGGGCAGTCGTCGGGATCGGTCATGGTTCCGGCTCGTGGTCACGGGTTCGGGTGGGCGCGATCAGCCAAGCCCAGCGCGCCGCTCGCGTCAAGCGTCGGCCTGCATCGCGGTGGCGGCGGCCCAGACCTGTCCGGCGGCGAGCCCGCCGTCGGTGGGCGGCAGCTGGGCGTGGGCACGGAGATCGAGTCCGCGCTCGGCTCCACGGGTCAGCAGGGACTCGCTCAGACGGCGGTTGCAGAACACACCGCCGGTGAGCAGGACCGGCCGCTCGCGCCACGGCGCGAGCTGGGACAGCGCGGCCTCGACCAACGCGGCGTGGAACCCGGCCGCGGCATCCTCGGCCTCGAGGGTCCCCTCGACCGTTCGCTCGACGATCGTCCGCACGGCCGGCCGCCAGTCGATCCGCACCAGGCCGTCGAACTCGACCAGGGGCATGGACAGATCGACGGGCCGGGTGGCGCGCCACGACGCCCACTCGAGCATCTGCGGGCCCTGCGCCTGGTGGGTGTTCTCGGTGCACAGGCCGAGCAAGGCGCTCACGCCGTCGAAGAGACGGCCCATGCTGGTGGTGGTGACGGCCGCGTCGCCCCGTGCGAGCAGACGACGCAGGTTCGCCACCAGGTTCGGATCGACATCGCCGAAGAGGGGCGGGGGGTCGCCGTCGAAGGCGACGTGCGCCAGCGACAGCGCGGTCCTCCAGGTCTGGCGGACGGACCGCTCGCCCCCCACCAGTCCGAAGGGAACGATCGACCCCACGCGCTCGCTCCGTGCGGGGGTCCCGTGCAGGAGTTCGCCCCCCCACACGGTGCCGTCCCCACCGTCGCCGGTGCCGTCCCAGGTCAACGCGACGACCTCGCCGTCGATCTCGTGCTCCAGGGCGGCGGCGGCCAGGTGGGCGTGGTGGTGCTGCACCGCGGTCCGCGCAACGCCCCATCGCTCGGACAACTCTTCGGCCAGATGGGTGGTGAAGTAGTCGGGGTGCAGGTCGTGGACCACCCCTTCCGGTGCTACGTCGAGCAGGCGCAGCAGGTCGTCGAGAGTGCGTCGGTAGGCCGCGCGGCCCTCGGCCGATTCCATCTCGCCGAGATGCGGCGCGAGCACGACCTCCCGATCGCGCGCCACCGCGAAGGTCACGTTCATGTGGCCGCCCAGACCCACGAGCGCCGGGAGCACGCGCGGTGCGAGCACCGGCAGCGGCGCGAATCCACGCGCGCGTCGCAGCAGTTGCGGGCGCGGCGTGGGGCGGGTGACGACCTGCAGCACCGAGTCGTCGGCCTGACGCAGGATGGGCCGATCGTGGACCAGGAAGGCGTCGCAGATGCCGCGCAGCGACTCCAGGGCCTCGCGGTCGTCGTGGATCGTCGGCTGGTCGGAGGGGTTGCCCGAGGTCGCGACCACGGGACGGCCGAAGGCGTCGAGCAGCACACGGTGCACTGGCGTGTACGGCAGGAACACCCCGAGCTGCGGACAATCCGGCGCGACCGATGGGGCCGGCTCCGACCACCCCCGCGCGGTGCGCGGCGACAGCACGATCGGGGCCTGTGGCGAACGCAGGGCCGAGGCGACGAAGTCCGGGACCTCGACCCAGCGCCGGGCCGCGTCGAGATCGCCGACCATGACCGCGAAGGGCTTGGCCGGCCGGCGCTTGCGCGCGCGCAGCCTCTGCAGCGCCGCCTCGTCGCCGGCGTCGACCACGATGTGATACCCCCCGAGCCCCTTCACGCCGACGATGCGCCCGTCCGACAGCCAGCCGACGGCTCGGGCCAGGGCCTCGGGGCCGGTCATCTCGTCGCCGTCGCCGTCGCCGTCGATCGCCTGCAGACGCGGTCCGCACGCCGCACAGGCCGTCGGTTGGGCGTGGAAGCGGCGGTCGGTGGTGTCCTCGTACTCGGCCCGGCAGCGCGGACACATGACGAAGTCCTTCATCGAGGTCTTCGCCCGGTCGTACGGCAGGTCCTCGAGGATCGTGTAGCGCGGTCCGCAGTTCGTGCAGTTCAGGAAGGGATAGCCGTGGCGGCGGTCGTCGGGATCGCGCAGCTCGCGCTCGCAGTCCTCGCACATGCCCAGATCGGGCAGCAACCAGGCGCGCGTGGGACCACCGGCTTCGCTCGCGACGATGCGGAACTCGGTGTGGCCGGCCGGCGCGAGCAACCGCGTGTCGACCGCGTAGAGCACGGCGGCGCGCGGCGCGTCGTCCTGCAGACGCGCGAGGAAGGACCCGAGTTCCGTGGGATCGCCCTCGACCTCGATCGTCACGCCGGCCGGATCGTTACGGATCCAGCCGGCCAGGTCGAGGTCGGTGGCGAGACGGTGCACGAAGGGACGGAAGCCCACACCCTGGACCACGCCCACCACGCGCACCTGCATGCGCTCGCGTGCGCTCATCGCCGTTCCGTGCCGGGGATGCGAACCGTCAGGACGCCGCGAACAGACGTTCGCGCGCGCTGAGCAGCGACTCGATCCACGCGTCGACCCCGTCGCCCGTCTTCGCGCTCACGTGATGGATGTCGATGTCCGGCCGCAGCTCCTTCGCCAGACGCTCGACCTCGTCCACCCGGAAATCGAAGTGCTCGAGCAGGTCGACCTTGGTGATCAACATCTGCTGCGACGAGTGGAAGGCCTTCGGATACTTCGGCGGCTTGTCCTCGCCCTCGGGCACCGACAGCAACACGGTGCGCAGGTGCTCGCCCAGGTCGTAGCTGGCCGGACACACCAAATTGCCCACGTTCTCGATGAACACGAAGTCCCACGGCCCGTCGTCGGCGATGCGTTCCCAGGTCTGCTGCACCTGGTGCGCCTCGAGGTGGCACGCGCCGCCGGTGGTCATCTGCAGGGCGCGCACGCCCACGCCGCGAATGCGCTCGGCATCGCGCTCGGTCTCGAGGTCGCCCTCGAGCACCAGCACGCTGTGGCGCTCCTGCAGCTTCGGCAGGGCCTTCTCGAGCAACGTGGTCTTGCCCGATCCCGGTGAACTGAGAAGGTTCACGACGAAGGATCCCTGCGACCCGAAGCGATCGCGCATGGTCGACGCGACGAAGTCGTTCGCCTTCAGCAGGCTCTCCTTCAAGTGGATCTGACGCAACTCGCTCATGGCACACCTCTCGTGTTCGCGGCGGGGGGAATTCAGCCCGACGGCATCGACGGACCGTCGCGGTCCTCGTCCTGCAGGTCGTCGATCTCGAGTTCGACGTGGCGCAGCAGCAGCTCTTCGCCCTTCTCCGCCCGGACGGCGGTGCTGCCGCAAGCCGGACAGCCGAAGGTGAAACTCTCGGGATGGGTGATCGAGCCGCAGTCGCGGCAGTGCAGCTCGAGCTGCACCTCGTGGACCACCACTTCGGCGTCGCGCATCACGTCGACCTCGGCCGAGACGACCTCGATCGCGTCCTCGAGCAGCTTGGGCACCACGTTGCTCAGCGCGCCGATCTCGAGTTCGAAATGGGTCACGCGTTGCGCGCCGTGCTCGTCGCAGATGCGCTCGAGCTGTCGCGCCAGACCGATCACCAGGGAGACTTCGTGCATCAGCAGATCCTCGGCAGCTGTTCGCCGCTCAACATGTCCAACACCCGGGTGCCTCCGAGACCACTGCGCACGCGGACCGATCGTGGGTGCGTGTCGACCACGTCGCCGATCACGCAGGCCTCGCGCCCCAGCGGTTGCGCGCGCCACGCCTCGAGCAGCGCGTCGCAGCGTTCCGGGGCGACGAAGGCCAGACAGCGGCCCTCGTTCGCCACGTACAGAGGATCGAGACCGAAGATCTCGCACGCCGCCCGCGCGGGCTCGCGCACCGGGATCGACTCCTCGTCGAGAACGATACCCACTCCGGCGGCCTGGGCGATCTCGTTGGTGGCCGACGCGATGCCGCCGCGCGTGGCGTCGCGCAGGCAGTGCAGGTCGGCTCCCAGCGGTCGCAGACAGGACTCCACGAGGGGCCACAGGGCCGCGCTGTCGCTGCGCAGGTCACCCTCGAGCTCCAGGCCGTCGCGCTGGGCCAGGATGGTCATGCCGTGGTCGGCGATCGGTCCGTTGACCACGATACGATCGCCCGGCCGGACGCGCCGCGGCGCGACGTCGATCCCTTCGACGACCTCGCCGATGCCCGTGGTGTTCACGTACACACCGTCGCCCTTGCCGCGCTCGACGACCTTGGTGTCGCCGGTGACGACCTCGATCCCGAGCGCGTCGCAGGCCTCGCGGATCGAGGCGACCACGCGCCACAGGTCCTTCAGCCGGAGACCCTCTTCGAGCACGAAGGCCAACGACAACCAGCGCGGCCGGGCGCCGCACATGGCCAGGTCGTTCGTGGTCCCGTGCACCGACAGCGAGCCGATGTCGCCGCCGGGGAAGAACAGCGGCCGCACCACGAAGGAGTCGGTGCTCATGGCCATGGCGCCGTCCGGCCGCGGCAGCCGCGCGCCGTCGTGCAGCTCGTCGAGTCGTGACCCGCCGAGCGCGGGCACGAACAACGACTCGATCAGCTTCTGGCTCAGACGTCCCCCACCGCCGTGCGCCATGGTCACGGCGTCGTAGTCCTCCAGCGGAATGGGGCACTGCAGTTGCACGGACGCTCCTACGACCCGGCGCTCACGGCGTCGCGCCGGAAGGCGTGGTAGGCCGCGCACGCGCCCTCGCTCGACACCATGGGGGCACCCAGCGGGGAGTCGGGAGTGCATTCGCGACCGAAGGCCGGGCATTCGTGCGGCTTGGCGCGCCCCTGCAGCACGAGCCCGGCGATGCAGCGGTCGGACTCCTGCGCGGTGACCGACTCCACGCTGAAACGGCGCTCGGCGTCGAAGTCGGCGTAGGCGTCGGTCAGGCGGAGCCCGCTCGCGGGAATGGGGCCGATGCCGCGCCACGCGATGTCGGTGACCTGGTAGACCTCGGCCAGAAGGCGTTGCGCGGCCGGATTGCCCCGGGCCGCGGCGGTGCGGGCGTAGGCGTTGTCGACGGCGACCTCGCCGGCGGCCAACATGTCGGCCAGCCGCGCGATGCCGTGCACCAGGTCGAGCGGTTCGAAGCCGGCCACCACGAAGGGTACGCCGTACTCGCGGGCCAGTTCCTCGTACTCGGCCGTGCCCATGATCGCGCACACGTGGCCCGGCGCGAGGAAGCCCTGCACCCGGCACTCGGGTTCGTCCAGGATCGCGCGCACCGCGGGCGGTACCCGCACGTGCGAAACGAGCGCGCTGAAGTTCTCCACTCCCCGCTGCTTCGCCTCGACCACGGCCATACCGTTGGCCGGCGCCGTCGTCTCGAAGCCCACGGCGAAGAAAACCACCTGGCGGTCGGGATTCGCCTCGGCCAGACGCACCGCGTCGACCGGCGAGTAGACGATGCGTACGTCGGCCCCGCGCGACTTGGCCGAAAGCAGGTCGCCCTTCGAGCCGGGCACCCTCAGCATGTCGCCGTAGGAGGCCAGGATCACCTCGGGACGCCGCGCCAGCTCCAGCGCACGGTCGATCTTCTCGAGCGGCGTCACGCACACCGGGCACCCGGGCCCGTGGATGAGTTCCACCTTTCCTTCGAGCAACTGGTCGATCCCCGAACGGATCAGCGTGTGCGTCTGCCCCCCGCAGACCTCCATGACGCGGATCGGGGTGTCGACGCGCTCGCGGATGCGGTCGATCCACTGCCGCGCGGTACGGCCTTCGCGGTATTCGTCGCGATGCTTCAAGACTTCGACTCCGGCGAGCCGGTGATCGTCGGCGGTGGACCCTCGGGAGCGGCTTCCCCCAGCTCACGCAGGTAGCGCAGAGTGGTTTCCGCTTCTTCTTCGTCGATCACGCTGATCGCGAAGCCGACGTGCACCATGACGTGCTCACCGACCTCGACTTCGGGCGTGAACGACAGATTGACCTCGCGCAGCACTCCACCGAAGTCGACCTTGCCGTGGACCAGGTCGAGTCCGTCGAAGCGCTGGACTTCCACGACACGTCCGGGGACACCGAGACACATGACGAGAACCTCACTTCCGCCGGCAGGGGGTTCCGGCGCGACCCAGCGGTACGAGGAGGGGGGCGCCGGGGGTCGAAGACTGGTTCAAGCTAACCAGCGATCGGCCCGTCCTACCCTACCGATTCCGTGAGCCATCCCGGATTCGTGTGATGCACCGCGATCACGCCCTGGACGCTCGCGCGCGCCTCGGCGAGACTGCCCGGAAGGCCTTCGGACGCCCCGGAACTCCCCCCTCACCGCAGGAGCGGGCCGTGCAGCTGGATCGTCGACAGTGGTTCCGTCGTACCCTCACCGCCGCCGGCGCCCTGGTCGGCGCCCGTGTGATGGGAGTCACAGCACCCCTGCTCAGCGGGTGCGGCGGGGCGTCGGAGCCGGCCGAGACCTCGCCGGTGCTGCGGGTGCCCGTCGACGCCGTCCCGGCCTCCGGCCGCCACGAGGTCCTGCACAAGGGAGTCGCCGTGGAGTTCCGCCGCGAGGGCGGCGAGATCGTGGCCCTGTCGATGATGTGCTCCCACCAGATGTGCCGGATCGAGTGGAAGCCCGACGACGAGCGGTACTTCTGCCCGTGCCACGACGGGGTCTTCGCCGCCGACGGCAGCGTGGTGTACGGACCGCCGAAGCGTCCGCTGCGACGGCTCACGGTGACGATCGAACGCGGTGAGGCCGTCGTCGACGTCCACGAGATCTACCGGCCGCTCCCCCGCGAGGCGCGCTGACCGCGCCAGCTCAGCGATTCCCGGCGCCCGGCAGCCACCACAGATCGGGCTCGAGCGGCTCGGCCTTCGGCTCGACCGTGTGGCCGAGCGCGCGCAGGGCCTCCACGACCCGTTCGACCGAAGGGTCGACCGCCGCCTGGACCGCGGGCGTCAGGCCGGGCTCCATCTCGGTGGTCTCGGGGACGGTGGCCACCAGCAGGATCGACTCGGGCGAGGATCCCTCGAACTCCATGGCCATGAGCGCTTCCTTCAGGCCCGGATCGTGCGGATTGGTGCGCGGCTGCGGCGGATGCTTCTGGATCGCCGCCGCGTCGTAGGTGCGCACGCCCCCCGGGCCGTCCTTGGCGCGGACGGTGTCGACCAGGATCAGGTGATCGTGCCCCGTCAGGTGCGGGTGCAGGTCGAAGCCGGGGGTGCCCAGGTCGGTGACCTCGACGTCGTCGGGCAGGTCGTAGCGGGCCCGCAGCGTGGCCACCACGGTCGGCCCGTACGCGTCGTCGTGCATCAGCACGTTGCCGAACGAGAACACGGCGGTGCGCGCGGCGCTCATCGCGATCTCCAACAGGGGGCTCGAGGCAGAAAGAACGGGCCCGCTCGCCCCCAGGGGGATCCAGGGCAGAGCGGGCCCGCAAGGATCGGGCGTCGGCGGCGGCCGTTCCGGCCCCCGGCCCTAGAGGGCCTGGACCTTCGACACCTCGGTTCCCTCGATGTCCAGCGTGTGGACCGCACACGCGATGCACGGATCGAAGGAGTGGACCGTCCGCAGCACCTCGAGCGGCTGCTCGGGGTCGGCGACCGGATTGCCCACGAGGGCGGCCTCGTAGGGACCCGGGCGATCCTGACCGTCGCGCGGACCGGCGTTCCACGTGCTGGGAACCACGGCCTGGTAGTTCGTGATCTTGCCGTTGTCGATCACGACGAAGTGCGACAGCGCACCGCGCGGCGCCTCGTGGAATCCACAGCCCGTCTGGCGACCCGTGAACACCGGCTCGTTGAAGATGTCGACGTCGCCCGACGCGATGTTGTTCACGAGCAGGTCCCAGTGGCGGTGGCTCAGCTCGTTCATGATGCCCGCGCGGATCGCGCGCGCCGCATGGCGGCCAATGGTCCCGTGCAGCGCCGACAGCGGAACCTGGGTCCCGGCCAGACTGCTGACCTTGTCCAGCGCCGCCGTCGCCCACTTCTCGGTCATCTCGTGGCCCGCGGCCAGACCCACCAGCACCTGCGCCAGCGGACCGACCTCCATGACCTCGCCGCCGAAGCGCGGGGCCTTGATCCACGAGTACCGGCCGTCGGGATCGAAGTCGCTGAACTTCGGGACCGTGTCCTCCTCGTAGGGATGACGGGTCCACTCGCCGTCGTACCAGGCGCGTTCGATGTTCTCGGTGACGTTCTCGTTGAAGTACGAGTCCTGGAAGTTCTCGATCTCCTTGAAGGTCGACAGATCGCCGTTCATGATCGTGCCGCCGGGGAAGTCGAACTCCGTTCCGGCCTCGTCGAGCGGCATGTCCGGCACCGACAGGTAGTTGGTCACGCCGTGACCGTGAGGCAGCCAGTCGGCGTACATGGCACCGATCGCGCAGACGTCGGGGATGTAGACCTGCGAGATGAACTGGTCGAGTTCGTTCAGCAGGTCCTTGACCATGTACAGCTTGGTCATGTTCAGCGTGGCTTCGTTGTCCAGGTTGATGGCGTTGGCCACGCCACCCACGGCCAGGTTCTGGATGTTCGGCGTCTTGCTGCCGAGGATCGCCACGACCTGGTTGGCCTTCTTCTGGATCTCGAGCGCCTGCAGGTAGTGCGCGACGGCCAGCAGGTTCACCTCGGGCTCCAGCTTCATGGCCGGATGGCCCCAGTAGCCGTTGGTGAAGATCCCGAGCTGCCCGGCCTGGACGAAGCTCTCGAGCTTCTGCTTGACCGCGGCCATCTGCTGCTTGCTGTTGCCCGGCCAATCACCCAGCGACTGCGCGATCTGCGCGGCCTTGGCCGGATCGGCCTGCAGCGCGTTCACCACGTCGACCCAGTCGAGCGCCGACAGGTGGTAGAAGTGCACGATGTGATCGTGCATGGCGTGCGCCGACATGATGATGTTGCGGATGTACTGGGCGTTCTTGGGGATCTCCAGCCCGACCGCGTTCTCCACCGCGCGCACCGAGGCGATGGCGTGCACCGTGGTGCACACACCGCAGAAGCGCTGGGTGAACAGCCACGCGTCGCGCGGATCGCGGCCCTGGAGGATCGTCTCGATCCCCCGCCACATCTGTCCGGACGACCAGGCCTTCTGCACGCTCCCGTTGTCCACTTCCACGTCGATCCGCAGGTGACCCTCGATCCGGGTCACCGGATCCACCGTGATCTTCTGACTCATCCCTGATCTCCTAGTCGTTCGCCGATTCGGCGTTGGCCCTGGCCTCGTTCACTCGACGGTTCCTCATCATCACGAAGCCGAGCGTGACGTAGAGGGCCACCGGAGCCACGAATCCCTTGTAGATCGTGTGTTGGACGTTGCGCACCGTTTCGGGGGTGCTCTTCTCTCCGAGGTCGGGCAGACCGAGGTCCTCGAAGGGGACGTGCGACAGGTAGAACACCTGCGTGCCGCCGGCGTCGTGCTCGCCGTAGACCTTGTCGACGTAGCGGTCGGGGTCGGCGGCGATGCGGCGCTTGGCCTCGGCCAGCAGCTGCTCACGGGGACCGTAGATGACGGCCTCGCGCGGGCAGACCTCGCAGCAGCCGGGGATTCCGCCCTCGGCCAGCTTGTGCTGGCAGAACTCGCACTTGACGATCTCGGGATTGGCCGAATCCCACTCGAACTTGACGATGTTGTACGGG
This is a stretch of genomic DNA from Candidatus Krumholzibacteriia bacterium. It encodes these proteins:
- the hybA gene encoding hydrogenase 2 operon protein HybA, coding for MSTDRRQFLGGLAGVAAGAAACSLPSTARASEKIEPPEAAVAMLYDTTLCIGCKACVVACRESNGDPPVVRDGIHDSPMSLDADTRNIIQLARDEKGNPTSYMKKQCMHCVDPACAAACMIGALSKDDQGVVSWEGSRCVGCRYCQIGCPYNIVKFEWDSANPEIVKCEFCQHKLAEGGIPGCCEVCPREAVIYGPREQLLAEAKRRIAADPDRYVDKVYGEHDAGGTQVFYLSHVPFEDLGLPDLGEKSTPETVRNVQHTIYKGFVAPVALYVTLGFVMMRNRRVNEARANAESAND